A genome region from Flavobacterium sp. CFS9 includes the following:
- the trpC gene encoding indole-3-glycerol phosphate synthase TrpC, with protein sequence MNILDKIIIDKKREVVLKKSIIPVSQLESSIFFGKETISLSQKLKTSSTGIIAEHKRRSPSKSVINHNFTVEEVVKGYENAGACGISVLTDGKYFGGSLDDLLLARASVNIPLLRKEFIVDEYQILEAKAYGADLILLIAAVLTREEIKSLSEFAKQLGLEVLLEVHNQEELEKSIMPTLDMIGVNNRNLKTFEVSLDFSKQLASQIPNDFVKVSESGISSVEAISELRPYGYSGFLIGENFMKTDNAGQAATEFINRL encoded by the coding sequence ATGAATATACTCGATAAAATAATAATTGATAAAAAACGAGAAGTCGTCCTTAAAAAATCAATCATTCCGGTTTCACAATTGGAAAGTTCCATTTTTTTTGGAAAAGAAACGATTTCTTTAAGTCAAAAACTAAAGACAAGTTCGACAGGAATAATTGCCGAACACAAACGCCGTTCTCCATCTAAATCAGTTATCAATCATAACTTCACCGTGGAAGAAGTTGTCAAAGGATATGAAAATGCAGGTGCCTGTGGAATTTCGGTTTTAACTGACGGAAAATACTTTGGCGGCTCATTAGACGATTTACTTTTAGCGAGAGCGAGCGTCAATATTCCGCTTTTGCGAAAAGAATTTATCGTTGATGAATATCAGATCTTAGAAGCCAAAGCGTATGGAGCCGATTTAATTTTACTGATTGCAGCGGTTTTAACCCGAGAAGAAATTAAATCCTTATCCGAATTTGCCAAACAATTAGGGTTAGAAGTTTTACTGGAAGTCCACAATCAGGAAGAATTAGAGAAATCTATAATGCCAACCTTAGATATGATTGGTGTGAACAACAGAAATCTAAAAACTTTTGAAGTAAGTCTGGACTTCAGCAAACAGCTGGCCTCTCAGATCCCGAATGATTTTGTAAAAGTTTCAGAAAGCGGAATTTCGTCTGTTGAAGCAATTTCAGAATTAAGACCTTACGGTTACAGTGGTTTTCTAATTGGAGAAAACTTTATGAAAACAGACAATGCCGGACAGGCAGCAACTGAATTTATTAATCGGCTGTAA
- a CDS encoding phosphoribosylanthranilate isomerase: MKLKICGMKYPDNILETGALLPDYMGFIFWEKSARYFDGTIPELIHTIKKTGVFVDETVDNVLSTADKYHLQAVQLHGKETVEFCQELKAKIDAKIDVTIEIIKTFSIDDGFDFEVLAPFEKVCDYFLFDTKGKLPGGNGTTFDWKILENYKSEKPIFLSGGIGIEEIPAIKNLKVPIYAIDVNSKFEIEPGLKNTSLLKKFQKNLKPATLNPKQLYNEL; encoded by the coding sequence ATGAAACTAAAAATCTGCGGTATGAAATATCCCGACAATATACTCGAAACAGGAGCCCTCCTGCCCGATTATATGGGATTTATTTTCTGGGAAAAATCCGCACGTTATTTTGACGGAACGATTCCGGAATTGATTCATACCATCAAAAAAACCGGTGTTTTTGTAGATGAAACAGTTGATAACGTACTATCAACAGCAGACAAATATCATTTACAGGCCGTTCAGTTACACGGAAAAGAAACCGTAGAATTTTGTCAGGAATTAAAAGCTAAGATCGATGCCAAAATTGATGTGACTATTGAAATCATAAAAACATTCTCGATAGATGACGGTTTTGATTTTGAAGTGCTGGCACCTTTTGAAAAGGTTTGCGATTATTTCCTGTTTGATACAAAAGGAAAATTACCGGGCGGAAACGGAACTACTTTTGACTGGAAGATATTAGAAAATTATAAATCTGAAAAACCAATCTTCTTGAGCGGTGGCATCGGAATTGAAGAAATACCTGCGATAAAGAACCTCAAAGTACCTATTTACGCTATCGATGTAAACAGTAAATTTGAAATAGAACCAGGATTAAAAAATACAAGTCTATTAAAAAAGTTTCAGAAAAATCTAAAACCTGCTACTTTAAACCCAAAACAACTATACAATGAATTATAA